AGCATCGTTGCCGGTTTGATTTATTGTGAAATATTGGTCTACACGTGTGATCCATCTGATTGGGTCTATACCATCAAAACTGGGCAACTCCACACTTTTAGCAGCTAAGGAAGGATCATAAGTAGGTTGTTGAATGGGTAATGGTTGATTATTAGAAGATTCCCCTTGGAGGGTGGAATTCAACTGAATAGCAGCAATAGGGGTCCCATCATCAATTGTATTTTTCCCCTTGACTAGAGAGGTTAGTAAACCCTCAATACTGTCTAATTTTTCCAGTCGTCGTTTTGCCTGTGCCCATTCATCACATAGACTAGTGATGCGACGATCTGTTTGTTCTTTGGCATCTCGTAGTTGAACCAGCGCACCCTCCACAACTGCCAAATTCCTCTCTATCTGTTTCACTCTATTTTCCATTCGTGTTTTTGTCATTCACCAAATTGAAAGAATGGCAGGTCAGAccatctaatgcaaagcatactgaatgaagagaatgttttcatcggtggagatttgaatggacatgtaggaagtgataggcaaggttatgagaatgttcatggaggttttggttttggcagccgaaatgatgaaggaaaaagcatcctggattttgctatggcatacgacctaatactaacaAATATCTACTTTGTAAaaagagtgtcacatttagtgacttttaaaagtgggcaacatagaagccaaattaactttctcttaaccaggaagacaaatagagttctatgcaaggattgcaaggtcattctaggagaggctttaacaagtcaacattggttagtggtcttggatgtcaagtttaggaacaattcaagtaagattagaagaaatagtgcagctcgaacaaagtggtgggagttgaaaggagtaaagcaagtgaagttcaaaaatgagtttCTTGAGTCCGAAGCATGAAAGCTGGATatagaggccaatgatatgtggatgcagatgacatcaaagattagagaaataGCTAAAAAAGTACTTGTAGAGTCTAGAAAACATGGACTACCCTCAAAATAGAGATGGTGATGAAATGAGGAAGTACAGAAGGCAGTGAAAagaaagagggaatggtataagaaattacctaagtgtgataataatgagacatatgaacagtacaagatagtaaagaaagaggcaaaagagGCAGttaatcaagcaagagcacaggcctgtgaaaagttatatgagaaacttgaaactaaagaaggggagaaagatatttatagattagcaaggaggagagaaaagaaatatcaatatctcaatcaagttaggtgcattaaggataaagaaggaaaagtgttggtgaaagatgaggatattaaagaaagacgaggatattaaagaaagatggagaaattattttgatgatctctttaacaaAAGTCAAAGTGGTAAtggcgtgaatatagactacaaagcaatagaaaagaacgtgaattatactagaaggattagatctttagaagtaaatgagtcacttaagagaatgaaagtgggtaaagcctgtggacccgatggaataccaattgaagtgtggaagtgtttgagagatatgggagtggcttggttaactaaattgtttaataagattctaaactcaaaaaaAATGCCTGAGGAATGGAagatgagtattttagtacctatttttaaaaataagggagacatacagagttgctcaaactagaggggaattaaactcatgaggcatactatgaagttgtgagagagagttgtggaacatcgattacgttatgatacttctatctctcctaatcaatttggcttcatgcttggtcgttcaactatggaagcgatctttttcattagaagcttgatggagaaatatagagatgtgaagaaagatctacacatgatttttattgatttggagaaggcttatgatagtgttctaagagatgtcttatggagagtgttagaacaaaagaaggtatctattaggtacatacaagcattgaaagatatgtatgaaggagcaactactattgtgcgcatagtgggaggggacacaagagatttttctatctcaattggattacattaaggttcagctgtaagcttTTACCTTTTTAcaatagttttagatgaattgacgaaacatatacaagagagtatcccttgatgcatgatgtttgcagatgataaagttctgatagatgagatgcgagaatgagtcaatagaaagctagagctttggagaagtattctagagtcaaagggttttaagttaagtagaacgaagacaaaatacatgcattgcaagttcagtgaagaccgaactggtgatagggaaggagttagtttggatggagtggtactgccccaaagtaagcactttaaatatctcggctcaatccttcgaGTAGATAAGGGAtatgaggatgttagtcataggattaaagccggatggttgaagtggagaagtgttacgagagttttatgtgatcgcaaaattcccaataagttgaaaggaaaattttaccgtacagccatacgaccagccatgttatatggtattgagtgttgggcactgaaggagtcgtttATGTCTAAGATAAAAGTTGCGGAGATgataatgttaaggtggatgaatagtcatactagactagataaagtccgtaataagagtattagagaaaatgtaggagtggtgccaattgaggataagttgagagaagggagattgaggtggtttggtcatgtgaagcgtagacatatggaggctccagttagacaagtagaacacattaggttagaggatagaaagaaaagaaggggtaggcctaaactgacttggaggagaatagtacaacatgacctagaagcattacacattttcgaggatttaatccaaaatcgtttagaatggagaaagagaatctatatagcTGACCCAAAAttcttgggataaaagcttagttgagctgagttgagttgagtacaaCAAACTCATGTTTCTGCTTTCCTAGGCAACATGTCAGAATTTCAGaacacaaaaaaaaataataataatctcaTTTCCCTTTTTCTCTGTTACATTTATAACTCAACTAACATTATCCCTAACAAACTGAAGATAATTCTCTTTAATCAGCAGATTGCTCCTCCCTTGAATTTATCCTTATCTGATCTTTCTGTTGGAATTTATCTATCACATCCTTCCCTTTTCTTCTGTAGTAGACTTTGAGTTCTCCTGGACTGTTGTCCTTATCTGGTACTGCCACCTGATTCATAACAGCACTGCATTGTGGCTTGCTAAGCTCTCTTGCTATCACCCCATCCCTACATGTGCCTTAGAAGGAAATTTCATCCATCTGTTCTTCATTCCAAATAGAAACTGAATTTGAGATAGGAGAAGAAAATTTTATCCATCTGTTCTTCATTCTGAACAGAAACTGAATTTAAGATGGAAAACATCTTATGGACTTATGCCTTAATAACTGAATTTTTTGTCAGTAACCTCAATTCTCCTCTTTTTGGTTTACAGGGACACAAAAGGGAGCCCTGAAGTTAAACATTTGCTCTTCAGGCCCACATAACTTTATTTGCGATTAATTCTTGTGAATTACTTTTATTAATTCTTGTGAATTACTTTTATTAAACGATTTGACTATCTTAAACTTTAGGGTTTCCTGCTGAttattttttggccataactagtTCTCAATACTGTGATAAAATTCTGaaattgatttctaatttttcagGAAGGTGTCAAGACAAAGCATCCTCAATTGCTATATGAATCGAAGTTATACAGAATCCTTCAAGGAGGAAGTAATGAGACATCTCAAAATATATATGCTGATTTCTTTTGTGCTCaagttacacacacacacactcacttttctcatctttttttcttcttctttcttatttttccCCCATAAATTTTTCATTGGCAGCTGGGATTCCAAATGTGAGATGGTTTGGGGTTGAGGGAGAATATAATGTTCTTGTAATGGATTTGCTTGGACCTAGTCTTGAAGATTTATTTAACTTCTGCAGTAGGAAACTCTCTTTGAAGTCGGTTCTTATGCTTGCTGATCAGATGGTAGGTTTCATCAAGTTTATGCATTGTTGTATTGGGTTTTGTGCTTTCTGAAAGTTatcatgttctgtttttctttttaAGATCAATCGTGTCGAGTTTGTTCATTCAAAATCATTTCTTCATCGAGATATCAAGCCAGACAATTTTCTCATGGGCTTGGGAAGGCGTGCTAATCAGGTTTTGGTTTGAATTATATGTTTTTGCTTATATTTTTAATCACAATTATAAGCTTCCTTATTTGAGGATATTCATATTAAGCATATTCATTATTGTATACTTTCTTGTAGGTATACATGATTGACTTTGGTTTGGCGAAGAAATATAGAGATAGTTCAACCCATCAACACATACCTTACAGGTTAGAAGACTTCAAGCATGTGCTACCACCTAAGATTGTGTTTACAACTCTAATAGAGATATGTGAAGCAAGTTTGTGTatgcaatttaatattttttttatcctgCTTAATTGTTGTGGAGGTGATTGTCATTGTTTGGCCACTGTATTGCTGTAGCACTTGGATATGAGGTCTTGTTTGCTTTTTTTGCAATGTATCTGTTTTGGGGTTGATATACATAAAAATGGTGCTTGCTGTGTTATGTAATCTTTCTATGGATTttactattttatattttttctatGATAGTGGTCATCGTGGCAAGCAATTTTTGACACTTTGTGGTAATAAGTACTGCAGGGAAAATAAAAATTTGACTGGAACTGCCAGATATGCAAGTATGAACACTCACCTGGGAATTGGTACGTGTTTTCTATCTTTTTGCACTCTGCGTTCTTTGTCAATTTGTTGGTTTTCCAGTTAAGTGTCCTCTCTTCTATAATCTCATTAATTTGTTTGACTTGTTGGACTGTTATAGAGCAAAGCCGGAGGGATGATTTAGAATCATTGGGTTATGTTCTTATGTACTTCCTAAGAGGAAGGTGATTCTTGGTGCCTGCCTCCTACTTGTTGTCATGCTATCTCTACATTCGTGGTTTATTCACTTATGTCCCATTCTATGCAGTCTTCCTTGGCAAGGACTGAAAGCAGGAACTAAGAAGCAGAAGTATGAGAAAATTAGTGAAAAGAAGGTCTCCACTTCAATTGAGGTAAGTTTTTCCTGATTTTGCGGTGCAATTCTCATTCTTTCTTTGTTTACAAAGCTGACTAATGATTAAATGTTTTTCAGGCCTTATGTAGGGGTTATCCAACCGAATTTGCATCCTACTTTCATTACTGCCGTTCATTACGATTTGATGATAAGCCTGATTATGCTTACCTTAAAAGAATATTTCGCGATCTCTTTATTCGTGAAGGTATATATAACTTGTTGAATGGCTTTAAATTTGTCGTACCTATTCTGGCATTTTGTCTTGAATTCTTTTTTACCCTCTGAATTATGAATTGgcatttgatgttgtcattgtatCTGTTGCTCTATTCTACAGGCTTCCAGTTTGACTATGTTTTTGACTGGACAATATTGAAGTATCAGCAATCGCAGCTGGCTAATCCTCCAGCCCGTGGCCTTGTAAGTGTTAGCATGTTACTTCTTTTGGTTGCTGATATGGCATGTTTTTTAATAGTCCTTGTTTCTGTTAGGGTCCCGGAATTGGAACTAGTTCTGGACTTCCCCCTGCTATTGCCAGTGCAGATAGACAGACAGGTAGTTCCTGTGTTTCTTCCTCCCGAAGAATGAGTTCTATTTTATCTAAAGCTTTTTGCTTAAGGTGGAGTGTACCTTTggaagattttttattttttttgcttGCATGGGAATGTTGCAGATtcttttagttaatttttaaccttttttttttttaaaaaaatacaagttaaataatattataatgaaCATCTCTTCTTACTTTAGCAAATTAGTATATCCAGTACTAAACTTATAATTAGTATATCGTTTGTTAAAAAAGTTTGGTCTAAAAATAAGTTTGCTAGGCCCATAAACATCTGAGATTGCt
The sequence above is a segment of the Hevea brasiliensis isolate MT/VB/25A 57/8 chromosome 11, ASM3005281v1, whole genome shotgun sequence genome. Coding sequences within it:
- the LOC110633613 gene encoding casein kinase 1-like protein 1 gives rise to the protein MEPRVGNKFRLGRKIGSGSFGEIYLGTNIQTNEEVAIKLEGVKTKHPQLLYESKLYRILQGGTGIPNVRWFGVEGEYNVLVMDLLGPSLEDLFNFCSRKLSLKSVLMLADQMINRVEFVHSKSFLHRDIKPDNFLMGLGRRANQVYMIDFGLAKKYRDSSTHQHIPYRENKNLTGTARYASMNTHLGIEQSRRDDLESLGYVLMYFLRGSLPWQGLKAGTKKQKYEKISEKKVSTSIEALCRGYPTEFASYFHYCRSLRFDDKPDYAYLKRIFRDLFIREGFQFDYVFDWTILKYQQSQLANPPARGLGPGIGTSSGLPPAIASADRQTGGEQVGQSIDSARRRLSGPILNTGSYAMQKNPVANDSPVSKDPMLPSSIFMGRSSRSSRQAAAVSTSRDMFVGSEADPHRSRTTDASPGAMHKISSGQRSPPLGTAADPRHSSSARNATHMKTYESALKGIEGLNFDNDEKVHY